The following coding sequences lie in one Bifidobacterium sp. ESL0690 genomic window:
- a CDS encoding Mur ligase family protein translates to MQGTSTSKLQISTPQTSTPRKPWNAFATPTIGKAVRRLSRLLHHGGSAFPGKVVETIDPDFLARTLGQLRYGVVLVSGTNGKTTTTRMIASMLKDLDLKVFTNPTGSNFTRGVVSALLTEVSASGKLDADIAVLELDEAYAVHFVHQVKPRYSLLLNVMRDQLDRFGEIDNTARLLSHVAEATTGTVVLNREDRRIAALASVVPEGTQVRYFGLSDELRKLFPSDDDMHAGDLSAAEKAAAKVEGVNTALASAVAPAAAVTSASQADGPATSQASASDSQAGTATSQDGAATAATSHDVFDAEGNRIIPKLDARETVSASAAMADSLASQRFADVVLSHVGDREAEFVMDDAEFDTKVQLEGVYNLFNAAAALAVVRAVTEQIENADTTQPRARDERLMRALSHVTPAFGRGEVIKVDGAPVELLLVKNPMGFRMSLASFAPEGHDTMIVINDEYADGRDMSWLWDVDFTSLRGTGVEIVSGVRAWDMALRLEYEEVKVVQTDPNIEEAVRKFVTANPGKPKHIYCTYTAMLKVRSELGKYAKVADAGVGK, encoded by the coding sequence ATGCAAGGTACTTCAACTTCAAAACTCCAAATCTCAACACCCCAAACTTCAACACCCCGAAAGCCGTGGAATGCGTTCGCAACCCCGACCATCGGCAAGGCGGTCCGCAGGCTTTCGCGCCTGCTGCATCACGGCGGCAGCGCGTTCCCAGGCAAGGTCGTCGAGACGATAGACCCCGATTTTCTGGCGCGCACGCTCGGCCAGTTGCGCTACGGGGTCGTGCTGGTTTCGGGCACGAACGGCAAGACCACAACCACCCGCATGATCGCCTCGATGTTGAAGGATCTGGACCTCAAGGTCTTCACCAACCCTACCGGCTCCAACTTCACGCGCGGTGTCGTCTCGGCTCTGCTCACCGAGGTTTCGGCTTCCGGAAAGCTCGACGCGGACATTGCCGTGCTGGAACTTGATGAGGCCTACGCGGTGCATTTCGTGCATCAGGTCAAGCCGCGGTATTCCTTGCTTTTGAACGTTATGCGCGACCAGCTCGACCGGTTCGGGGAAATCGACAACACCGCGCGGCTTTTGAGCCATGTTGCCGAGGCGACGACCGGAACCGTGGTCTTGAACCGTGAGGACCGGCGGATTGCGGCGCTTGCTTCCGTTGTTCCGGAGGGTACGCAAGTCCGGTATTTCGGGCTTTCCGACGAGTTGCGCAAACTTTTCCCCTCTGATGACGACATGCATGCCGGGGATTTGTCGGCCGCCGAAAAAGCCGCTGCGAAAGTGGAAGGAGTCAACACGGCGTTGGCCAGTGCCGTCGCGCCTGCCGCTGCTGTTACGTCTGCGTCGCAAGCTGATGGGCCAGCAACCTCGCAAGCTAGTGCGTCTGACTCCCAGGCTGGTACTGCAACTTCGCAAGATGGGGCGGCAACTGCCGCAACCTCACACGATGTATTCGATGCCGAAGGCAACAGGATTATCCCCAAACTCGATGCGCGCGAGACCGTTTCCGCTTCAGCGGCCATGGCGGATTCGTTGGCATCGCAGCGTTTTGCGGACGTGGTGCTGAGTCACGTGGGCGATCGTGAGGCCGAATTCGTGATGGACGACGCCGAATTCGACACCAAGGTCCAGCTCGAAGGGGTCTATAACCTGTTCAACGCGGCTGCGGCGCTCGCCGTGGTTCGTGCGGTGACCGAGCAGATCGAGAATGCCGACACCACCCAGCCCAGGGCGCGCGACGAACGGCTGATGCGGGCGCTTTCCCATGTCACCCCGGCATTTGGGCGTGGTGAGGTCATCAAGGTTGACGGCGCGCCGGTCGAGCTGCTGCTGGTCAAAAACCCGATGGGCTTCAGGATGTCGCTGGCAAGTTTCGCCCCTGAGGGTCACGACACGATGATTGTCATCAATGATGAATATGCCGATGGGCGCGATATGAGCTGGCTCTGGGACGTCGATTTCACCTCGCTGCGTGGCACCGGCGTTGAAATAGTTTCGGGCGTGCGCGCGTGGGACATGGCTTTGCGCTTGGAATATGAAGAAGTCAAGGTTGTACAAACCGACCCGAACATCGAAGAGGCCGTGCGCAAGTTCGTCACTGCCAATCCCGGCAAGCCGAAACATATCTATTGCACGTATACCGCGATGCTCAAGGTGCGTTCGGAACTTGGCAAATACGCCAAAGTCGCCGACGCCGGAGTGGGGAAGTGA
- a CDS encoding histidine phosphatase family protein — protein sequence MSEMNNTEPVTIYLARHTKTTSNAMGRMQGWSDFPVTPEGREIIRCFGRGLKGITFKAAWCGTLQRHYETARGALDYSGNESVSITRDADLREANFGSFEGRDINASVQAAMEELGYASLQAALDAIGTKANLDLQDGLYALDQRNVLDTDLDDEDRAESSEQIQDRMFAAMTRIGQSALAQGGGNVLVVSSGLSLREFLFRIDPEVDLSDQGNTATTKLRYADGRFTIIGPVGSTQYYERGRE from the coding sequence ATGAGCGAGATGAACAATACCGAGCCGGTGACCATCTATCTGGCCCGTCACACGAAAACCACCTCCAATGCCATGGGCCGTATGCAGGGTTGGTCTGATTTCCCAGTGACTCCTGAGGGACGAGAAATCATCCGCTGTTTCGGACGAGGGTTGAAAGGCATCACTTTCAAAGCCGCATGGTGCGGTACCCTGCAACGCCATTACGAAACCGCTCGCGGCGCACTTGACTACTCGGGCAACGAATCCGTGTCCATCACCCGCGACGCGGACCTTCGCGAGGCCAACTTCGGCAGCTTCGAAGGACGCGATATCAATGCATCCGTGCAAGCCGCGATGGAAGAACTCGGATATGCCTCGTTGCAGGCGGCTCTCGATGCCATCGGCACCAAAGCCAATCTGGACCTGCAGGACGGCCTGTACGCGCTCGACCAACGCAACGTACTCGACACCGACCTTGATGACGAGGACCGCGCGGAAAGCTCGGAGCAGATTCAGGACCGCATGTTCGCGGCCATGACCCGCATCGGACAATCCGCGCTTGCGCAAGGCGGCGGCAACGTCTTGGTGGTCAGTTCGGGCTTGAGCCTGCGCGAGTTCCTCTTCCGTATCGACCCGGAGGTGGATCTTTCCGATCAGGGCAACACCGCAACCACCAAGTTGCGCTATGCCGACGGACGCTTCACCATCATCGGCCCCGTGGGTTCGACGCAGTATTATGAACGCGGCCGCGAATAG
- the dnaB gene encoding replicative DNA helicase — MADGNSWDSTRSGGDFNSGKFDSDTSANNTTLFDRVPPHDDDAEMAVLGGMLMSKDAIGEVSQMIDVSDFYQPKHQTIYEAIITLFSASEPVDAVLVANALLKDGNLEKVGGVDYLHSLVAAVPTAANATYYAEIVHQRAILRNVIAAGTKIAQLGYSAEGSQAEDVVNLAQSEVYEMSVGKVRQDYEAIGPVVHDALDQLDALQNGTIEKGVPTGFKGIDDETQGLQPGQMIVVAGRPAMGKSTLGVDFARSAALHNNLTTVIFSLEMSKTELAQRIISAETGIPLVALRRADNDSLTPERWNTLNDFWTAMQNAPLFLDDSPNMSLMEIRAKCRRLKQTNDLKLVIIDYLQLMSSGKQEESRQQEVSGFSRALKLLAKELEVPVVALSQLNRGPEMRNDKKPQLADLRESGSIEQDADVVFLVHRPDFYNEEDRPGEADIILAKHRNGKTGTYPLAFQGEYSRFRDMPQDYNQGV, encoded by the coding sequence ATGGCAGACGGAAATTCTTGGGACTCAACGCGGTCGGGCGGCGACTTTAATTCAGGCAAGTTCGACAGTGACACTTCGGCGAACAATACGACGCTTTTCGACCGTGTGCCGCCGCATGACGACGACGCGGAGATGGCCGTGTTGGGGGGGATGCTGATGAGCAAGGACGCCATCGGCGAGGTCTCGCAGATGATCGACGTCTCCGATTTCTACCAGCCCAAGCACCAGACCATCTACGAGGCGATCATCACCCTGTTCTCCGCCTCCGAGCCGGTGGACGCCGTGCTCGTCGCCAACGCGTTGCTCAAAGACGGAAACCTCGAAAAGGTGGGCGGCGTCGATTACCTGCATAGCCTGGTGGCAGCGGTCCCGACGGCCGCCAACGCAACGTATTACGCTGAAATCGTCCACCAGCGCGCGATCTTGCGCAACGTCATCGCCGCTGGTACGAAAATCGCCCAGCTCGGCTATTCCGCGGAAGGCTCGCAGGCCGAGGATGTGGTGAATCTGGCCCAGTCCGAGGTCTATGAAATGAGCGTGGGCAAGGTGCGGCAGGATTACGAGGCCATCGGCCCGGTGGTTCACGACGCGCTCGACCAGCTTGACGCCCTGCAAAACGGAACCATCGAAAAGGGCGTGCCGACAGGCTTCAAGGGCATCGACGACGAAACGCAAGGCCTGCAACCCGGCCAGATGATCGTTGTCGCGGGCCGCCCGGCGATGGGCAAGTCCACGTTGGGAGTGGATTTCGCACGTTCGGCTGCGCTGCACAACAACCTGACCACCGTCATCTTCTCGCTCGAGATGAGCAAAACCGAGCTGGCGCAACGTATCATTTCCGCCGAAACCGGCATCCCATTGGTCGCCCTGCGCCGCGCGGACAACGACAGTCTGACCCCGGAACGCTGGAACACGCTGAACGACTTCTGGACGGCCATGCAGAACGCGCCGCTCTTCCTCGACGACAGTCCCAACATGAGCCTGATGGAAATCCGTGCAAAATGTCGTCGTCTGAAGCAGACCAACGACCTCAAACTCGTCATCATCGATTATCTGCAGCTCATGAGCTCGGGCAAGCAGGAGGAAAGCCGCCAGCAGGAGGTCTCGGGCTTCTCGCGTGCGCTGAAGCTGCTGGCCAAGGAACTTGAGGTGCCCGTGGTCGCGCTTTCACAGCTCAACCGTGGCCCCGAGATGCGTAATGACAAGAAGCCTCAGCTCGCCGATCTGCGTGAATCCGGCTCCATCGAGCAGGACGCCGACGTCGTCTTCCTCGTTCATCGTCCTGACTTCTACAACGAAGAGGACCGACCCGGCGAGGCTGACATCATCCTGGCCAAGCACCGCAACGGCAAAACCGGAACGTATCCGCTCGCTTTCCAAGGCGAGTATTCGCGCTTCCGCGATATGCCGCAGGATTACAACCAGGGGGTCTGA
- a CDS encoding LacI family DNA-binding transcriptional regulator: protein MLGRVTMHDVALEAGVSDSTVSRALRGLDRVDDSTRLKVQEASKRLHFQFSRNASSLASGKTMRVSLLLADSLNTWFDSSVLEGAYEILSPAGYDVVPVVAGTAQRLNKFFDRLPSDGNVDGIMVCSINLNTGQSDILKRLSIPSVGLDSRTIDGFDASVLLDDGQAMSDAIDLLRNMGHENIAFVGWPAPGDLQLSSQLRAEMFMKAALSQGFDKNQVHNLVLGEANDYRSKDDALEVAVAQLLALRPRPTAICVETDDFAVPLIGRLKRFGVRVPEDMSVIGFDDNELAPIVGLTTIRQNPVKMARLAGRKMLALMNGEKLEQRHSLIRPVLMMRDTAFAVK, encoded by the coding sequence ATGTTGGGCAGAGTCACCATGCATGATGTGGCGCTTGAAGCCGGTGTTTCGGATTCGACGGTATCCCGTGCCTTGCGCGGGCTGGATCGCGTCGATGATTCTACAAGGCTGAAGGTACAAGAGGCGTCGAAGCGCTTGCACTTCCAATTTTCACGCAATGCCTCTTCGTTGGCGAGCGGCAAAACCATGCGGGTCTCATTGCTGTTGGCGGACTCGCTCAACACGTGGTTCGACTCCTCGGTGCTTGAAGGGGCATATGAGATTCTTTCCCCGGCAGGCTATGACGTGGTGCCCGTTGTCGCGGGCACTGCTCAAAGACTCAACAAGTTTTTCGACAGATTGCCTTCTGACGGCAACGTCGACGGAATTATGGTTTGTTCGATCAACCTCAACACCGGCCAATCCGATATTCTTAAACGACTTTCCATCCCCTCGGTCGGATTGGATTCACGCACCATCGACGGATTCGATGCTTCCGTCCTGCTCGATGATGGACAGGCCATGAGCGATGCCATTGATTTGCTTAGGAATATGGGACACGAGAATATCGCCTTTGTCGGTTGGCCTGCTCCCGGCGATTTGCAGCTGAGTTCTCAATTACGCGCCGAAATGTTCATGAAGGCGGCGTTGAGCCAAGGATTCGATAAAAACCAGGTACATAATCTTGTGCTGGGTGAGGCGAACGATTATCGATCCAAAGACGACGCCCTGGAGGTCGCCGTCGCGCAGTTGCTGGCGTTGCGTCCGCGGCCCACGGCCATTTGCGTGGAGACCGACGATTTTGCCGTACCGCTGATTGGTCGGCTCAAGCGCTTTGGCGTCCGTGTGCCCGAAGACATGTCAGTTATCGGATTCGACGACAATGAATTGGCGCCCATTGTTGGTTTGACGACGATTCGTCAGAATCCGGTTAAAATGGCGCGTTTGGCAGGGCGGAAGATGCTGGCGCTGATGAATGGTGAGAAGCTTGAACAACGACATTCGCTGATACGTCCCGTACTGATGATGCGTGATACTGCATTCGCCGTCAAATAG
- the murA gene encoding UDP-N-acetylglucosamine 1-carboxyvinyltransferase, translated as MADTTDDVLHVEGGKPLNGTIKVRGAKNFVSKAMVAALLAPGVSMLKNVPEIRDVHVVSDLLRLHGATVDWDDAKGTLRIDATNVQLADVADVDTLSGSSRIPILFSGPLLHRLGEAFIPQLGGCNIGGRPIDFHLETLRKLGANVDKEHHDGIHITAPDGLHGAKIHLPYPSVGATEQTLLAAVQAEGKTELSGAATEPEIMDLVAVLQKMGAIISVDVDRTFRIEGVKELKGFTHTALTDRIEAASWASAALATHGDIFVKGATQPEMMTFLNVYRKIGGEFDVTDEGIRFWHPGGDLKPVAIETDVHPGFMTDWQQPLVVALTQANGLSIVHETVYENRFGFTKPLVQMGATIQLYRECLGSLPCRFQQRNYKHSAVIFGPTPLEGRDIDVPDLRGGFSHLIAALAANGPSNVQGISLIDRGYADFRGKLAALGADFD; from the coding sequence TTGGCAGATACTACAGATGACGTCCTGCACGTCGAAGGCGGAAAGCCGCTCAACGGTACCATCAAGGTGCGCGGCGCCAAGAATTTCGTGAGCAAGGCCATGGTGGCCGCTCTGCTCGCGCCCGGCGTCTCCATGCTCAAAAACGTCCCCGAGATTCGCGACGTCCACGTGGTCTCCGACCTCCTGCGTCTGCACGGCGCGACCGTCGATTGGGACGATGCCAAGGGCACGCTGCGCATTGACGCGACCAACGTCCAGCTGGCCGACGTGGCCGATGTGGACACGCTTTCGGGCTCATCGCGCATCCCGATTCTTTTCTCCGGCCCGCTCCTGCACCGTTTGGGCGAGGCGTTCATCCCGCAGCTCGGCGGCTGCAATATCGGTGGCCGCCCGATTGACTTCCATTTGGAGACGTTGCGCAAGCTCGGCGCCAACGTTGACAAGGAACACCACGACGGCATCCATATCACCGCTCCCGACGGCTTGCACGGCGCGAAGATTCACCTTCCGTATCCGTCGGTAGGCGCGACCGAGCAGACGCTTCTGGCTGCGGTTCAGGCCGAGGGCAAGACGGAGCTTTCCGGTGCCGCCACCGAGCCTGAGATTATGGATTTGGTCGCCGTGTTGCAGAAGATGGGCGCGATCATTTCCGTCGATGTCGATCGCACCTTCCGTATCGAGGGTGTCAAGGAACTCAAGGGCTTCACTCACACCGCACTGACCGACCGCATCGAGGCCGCTTCCTGGGCCTCCGCTGCGCTTGCGACCCACGGCGACATCTTCGTCAAGGGCGCCACGCAGCCCGAGATGATGACCTTCTTGAACGTTTATCGCAAGATCGGCGGCGAGTTTGATGTCACCGACGAAGGCATCCGTTTCTGGCATCCGGGCGGGGATTTGAAGCCCGTGGCCATTGAAACCGATGTGCACCCCGGCTTCATGACCGACTGGCAGCAGCCGCTCGTCGTCGCGCTGACGCAGGCCAATGGCCTGTCAATCGTGCACGAGACGGTCTACGAGAACCGTTTCGGCTTCACCAAGCCGCTGGTGCAGATGGGCGCGACCATCCAGCTGTACCGTGAATGCCTCGGCAGCCTGCCGTGCCGCTTCCAGCAGCGCAACTACAAGCATTCCGCCGTCATCTTCGGGCCCACCCCGCTCGAAGGCCGCGACATCGACGTGCCGGACCTGCGTGGCGGCTTCAGCCACCTTATCGCGGCGCTCGCGGCCAACGGCCCGTCGAACGTACAGGGCATCAGCTTGATTGATCGTGGCTACGCCGACTTCCGTGGCAAGCTCGCCGCCCTCGGCGCCGATTTCGACTGA
- a CDS encoding alpha-amylase family glycosyl hydrolase gives MSSVSQKAKATSKPTDISENLWWKQAVVYQIYPRSFKDSTGSGLGDLKGITDKMGYLKALGVDAVWLSPFYPSELADGGYDVQDYRNVDPRLGTMDDFDAMVAAAHKAGIKIIVDIVPNHSSRLHPWFQEALKSEPGSPARNRYIFRDGKGPNGDEPPTKWIANFGGSAWTRVPDGQWYLHLFAKEQPDFNWNNREVHDDFLKTLRFWCDHGTDGFRVDVAEGLAKDLDRDDLDNYDIDAMHITVEDGSHPVYDRDEVHEIFREWRREVFDKYTPARFAIAEAWVPASRQYLYARPNELGQVFNFKFAECNWLRDEMHEAIEDGIASAARTNGSTSTWVMGNHDVPRSASRYALPQVKTDNGLYHAIANDWLLRNGATYHENRELGTKRARAAVMLEMALPGSAYIYQGEELGLFEVSDIPWDELEDPWAFGTRRDLTKKGRDGCRVPLPWQTDGKDDSFGFSPTKQDDGSNAEKPHLPQPSWFSDYAVDGEEAHDDSMLSHYRRVLKLRHELQTHDTSLTWLDDYDHATEAHDGADGNLGGSIAYRRANGWTNITNFSAEPMNLPEGEVLLSSSPLTADGKLPQDTSVWMKLK, from the coding sequence ATGTCATCCGTCAGCCAGAAGGCAAAAGCCACATCCAAGCCCACAGATATTTCGGAAAACCTTTGGTGGAAACAAGCGGTGGTCTATCAGATATACCCGAGAAGTTTCAAGGATTCGACCGGTTCTGGTTTGGGCGACCTTAAAGGCATCACCGATAAAATGGGATATCTCAAGGCTCTCGGCGTCGACGCGGTGTGGCTTTCGCCCTTCTATCCCTCCGAACTGGCCGACGGCGGCTATGACGTTCAGGATTATCGCAACGTCGATCCGCGCCTGGGCACGATGGACGATTTTGACGCGATGGTCGCCGCCGCGCACAAAGCCGGCATCAAGATCATCGTAGACATCGTTCCGAACCATTCCTCCCGTCTGCACCCATGGTTCCAGGAAGCACTGAAATCCGAGCCCGGCTCCCCCGCCCGCAACCGCTATATCTTCCGCGACGGCAAAGGCCCCAACGGCGACGAGCCTCCGACCAAATGGATCGCCAACTTCGGCGGCTCCGCCTGGACCCGCGTGCCCGACGGCCAGTGGTACCTGCACCTGTTCGCCAAGGAACAGCCCGACTTCAACTGGAACAATCGCGAGGTGCACGACGACTTCCTCAAGACCTTGAGATTCTGGTGCGACCACGGCACCGACGGCTTCCGCGTGGACGTGGCAGAAGGCCTAGCCAAGGATCTCGACCGTGACGACCTCGACAACTACGACATCGACGCCATGCACATCACCGTCGAAGACGGCAGCCACCCGGTCTATGACCGCGACGAGGTGCACGAGATCTTCCGCGAATGGCGCCGCGAGGTCTTCGACAAGTACACGCCCGCACGATTCGCTATCGCCGAGGCCTGGGTTCCAGCTTCGCGGCAATACCTCTACGCCCGTCCGAACGAACTCGGACAGGTCTTCAATTTCAAGTTCGCCGAATGCAACTGGCTGCGCGACGAGATGCACGAGGCCATCGAGGACGGCATCGCCTCGGCCGCCCGTACCAATGGCTCCACCTCCACTTGGGTGATGGGCAACCATGACGTGCCGCGCAGCGCCTCGCGTTACGCGCTGCCGCAGGTCAAGACCGACAACGGCCTCTACCATGCCATCGCCAACGACTGGCTGTTGCGCAACGGCGCCACCTACCACGAAAACCGTGAGCTCGGCACCAAACGAGCCCGCGCCGCCGTCATGCTGGAAATGGCCTTGCCCGGCTCGGCATACATCTATCAAGGCGAAGAGCTTGGACTCTTCGAAGTTTCCGATATCCCGTGGGACGAGCTCGAAGACCCGTGGGCCTTCGGCACCCGCCGAGACCTGACCAAGAAGGGCCGCGACGGTTGCCGCGTGCCGCTTCCGTGGCAGACCGACGGCAAGGACGATTCCTTCGGCTTCTCCCCCACCAAGCAGGACGATGGCAGCAACGCCGAAAAGCCCCATCTGCCACAGCCCTCATGGTTCTCCGACTACGCGGTGGACGGTGAGGAAGCACACGACGATTCCATGCTCTCGCATTATCGTCGTGTGCTGAAGCTGCGCCACGAGCTGCAAACGCACGACACTTCCCTGACGTGGCTTGACGATTACGACCACGCCACCGAAGCCCACGACGGCGCCGACGGCAATCTCGGCGGTTCCATCGCCTATCGCCGCGCCAACGGTTGGACGAACATCACTAACTTCAGCGCCGAACCGATGAATCTGCCGGAAGGCGAAGTGCTGCTGAGCTCCAGCCCACTTACTGCTGACGGCAAGCTCCCGCAAGACACTTCGGTGTGGATGAAACTCAAATAA
- a CDS encoding glutamine amidotransferase — protein sequence MQASQPSQAARPIDVMSIYPKDMNIYGDWGNVLAVKRRLALYGYEPVIHTYNQGDSWPEHVDMILGGGGQDNGQKKISEDFFKRADILRKLAEEDVPMLMICGMYQLFGEYFETIDGTKLDGIGIFGVYTEGRETRMIGNLLEHSDQFGNVIGYENHSGQTFLRDGVQPFGHVDHEGWGNNGKDGTEGARIHNVIGTYMHGPLLPKNPEVSDFLIRAAVTHRYGEFHPQQTESQKAELAHIDALAANARRVAISRPR from the coding sequence ATGCAAGCTTCACAACCTTCGCAAGCCGCCAGGCCGATTGACGTCATGTCCATCTACCCGAAGGATATGAACATCTACGGTGACTGGGGCAACGTGCTCGCCGTCAAGCGTCGGCTTGCGCTATACGGCTACGAGCCGGTTATCCACACCTATAACCAAGGTGACTCGTGGCCGGAGCACGTCGATATGATTCTCGGCGGCGGCGGACAGGACAACGGCCAGAAGAAGATTTCCGAAGACTTCTTCAAGCGCGCGGACATCCTGCGAAAATTGGCCGAAGAAGACGTGCCGATGCTCATGATCTGCGGCATGTATCAGCTGTTTGGTGAGTATTTCGAGACCATCGACGGCACGAAACTTGACGGCATCGGCATTTTCGGTGTCTACACCGAAGGCCGCGAAACCCGTATGATCGGTAACCTTCTGGAACATTCCGACCAGTTCGGCAACGTCATCGGCTACGAAAACCATTCCGGCCAGACCTTCCTGCGCGATGGCGTTCAACCGTTCGGCCACGTCGACCACGAGGGCTGGGGTAACAACGGCAAAGACGGCACTGAAGGCGCCCGCATCCACAATGTCATCGGCACCTACATGCACGGCCCGCTGCTCCCGAAGAATCCGGAGGTCTCCGACTTCCTCATCCGTGCCGCCGTCACCCATCGCTACGGCGAATTCCATCCGCAGCAGACCGAGTCGCAAAAGGCGGAACTCGCCCATATCGACGCCCTAGCCGCCAATGCCCGCCGCGTCGCTATTTCAAGGCCTCGCTAA
- the uhpT gene encoding hexose-6-phosphate:phosphate antiporter produces the protein MSSNTFNLAFDKHVPKINMPVSEQRKKWFMEFMKPFIISVLLYSFMYFVRDDFKAAQPLLKTQLHMTTTDLGLIGTAFSLAYGIGKIIVGYIVTDKDNKKAASIMLMGASLIVACFGFLLTFNNIPLGWLLAFWAINGLFQCGAGPCCSGVIMNWTTKKNYGRYYGIWSASHNIGGGLAGMFSLWCANTFFHGNVAGMFIAPAIVAFIMGMICFTVGKNRPEDLGWESAETIFGEPAKEEDVSSEGESTWTIFRKYLLKNPLVWMLCFSDVFAYIMRTGVDNWSSLRLTEQLGFSADTGAQAIFYFGLGSMIGCITWGAVSDALKGRPALVSLICLAAVNVPMVFYQRGTTPTGVLIAIFFVGLFAFGPQVLIGISLLNQVPKKAAALAGGLLGAFAYLLGDSTAKALLAKIADSSASGINFFGHVLHGWGDTFTVIYVAIACAFVIQLIVALAEEKKIRAARKPEVQAQ, from the coding sequence ATGTCAAGCAATACATTCAATCTTGCTTTTGACAAACATGTACCAAAAATAAATATGCCGGTTTCCGAACAGCGCAAGAAATGGTTCATGGAGTTCATGAAACCGTTCATCATCAGCGTCCTGCTCTACAGCTTCATGTATTTCGTACGCGATGATTTCAAGGCCGCACAGCCGCTGCTGAAAACGCAGCTGCATATGACGACCACTGATCTGGGCCTAATCGGCACCGCGTTCTCCCTGGCCTATGGCATCGGCAAAATCATCGTCGGCTACATCGTCACCGACAAGGACAACAAGAAGGCCGCTTCCATCATGCTGATGGGGGCTTCACTTATCGTCGCCTGCTTCGGCTTCCTGCTGACTTTCAACAACATACCGCTCGGCTGGCTTCTGGCGTTCTGGGCCATCAACGGACTCTTCCAATGCGGGGCCGGCCCCTGCTGTTCCGGCGTCATCATGAACTGGACCACCAAGAAGAACTACGGTCGTTATTACGGCATCTGGAGCGCCTCGCACAATATCGGCGGCGGTCTGGCAGGCATGTTCTCCCTGTGGTGCGCCAATACATTCTTCCACGGCAACGTGGCCGGCATGTTCATCGCCCCGGCAATCGTCGCCTTCATCATGGGCATGATCTGCTTCACCGTCGGCAAGAACCGTCCTGAAGACCTTGGCTGGGAATCCGCAGAAACCATTTTCGGCGAGCCCGCAAAAGAAGAGGACGTCTCTTCCGAAGGCGAATCCACCTGGACCATCTTCCGCAAGTATCTGTTGAAGAACCCGTTGGTCTGGATGCTCTGCTTCTCCGACGTCTTCGCCTATATCATGCGTACCGGCGTCGATAATTGGTCGTCTCTGAGACTTACCGAGCAGCTCGGCTTCAGCGCCGATACCGGCGCCCAGGCCATCTTCTACTTCGGTCTTGGCTCCATGATCGGCTGCATCACTTGGGGAGCGGTCTCCGACGCGCTTAAGGGACGTCCCGCTCTGGTTTCGCTGATCTGCCTGGCCGCTGTGAACGTGCCTATGGTCTTCTACCAGCGCGGCACCACCCCGACGGGCGTGCTTATCGCCATCTTCTTCGTCGGTCTCTTCGCGTTCGGCCCGCAGGTGCTGATCGGCATCTCCCTGTTGAATCAGGTCCCGAAGAAGGCTGCGGCACTGGCCGGCGGCCTGCTCGGCGCCTTCGCCTATCTGCTTGGCGACTCCACGGCAAAGGCCCTGCTCGCCAAGATCGCGGATTCCTCCGCAAGCGGTATCAACTTCTTCGGCCACGTGCTTCACGGATGGGGCGATACCTTCACGGTAATCTATGTCGCCATCGCCTGCGCCTTCGTCATCCAGCTGATCGTCGCGCTCGCCGAGGAGAAGAAGATTCGCGCGGCACGCAAGCCCGAGGTTCAGGCACAATGA